Proteins from a genomic interval of Bacillus sp. FJAT-45350:
- a CDS encoding RNA-binding S4 domain-containing protein → MRLDKFLKVSRLIKRRTLAKEVSDQGRITINGVVAKAGTNVKVGDELQVRFGNKIVTVTVDLLKETTKKDEASSMFTIVKEERINQEPF, encoded by the coding sequence ATGAGATTAGATAAATTTTTAAAGGTATCTAGACTTATAAAGCGAAGAACATTAGCAAAGGAAGTTTCAGACCAAGGAAGGATTACAATTAACGGAGTAGTTGCAAAAGCAGGTACGAATGTAAAAGTAGGCGATGAACTTCAAGTACGCTTCGGAAATAAAATTGTAACAGTCACAGTTGACTTATTAAAAGAAACAACAAAGAAAGACGAAGCAAGCTCAATGTTCACAATCGTCAAAGAAGAACGCATTAATCAAGAACCGTTTTAA
- a CDS encoding ribose-phosphate diphosphokinase, translating into MMAKYGDPHLKVFTLNSNPELAHEITEHIGVTMGKSSVARFSDGEVQINIEESIRGCDVYLVQSTSAPANEHIMELLIMIDALKRASARTINIVLPYYGYARQDRKARSREPITAKLVANLLETAGATRVLTVDLHATQIQGFFDIPVDQLMGVPILADYFKEKQLDDLVIVSPDHGGVIRARKMADRLKAPIAIIDKRRPKPNVAEVMNIVGNIEGKTAIIIDDIIDTAGTITLAANALVEHGAKEVYACCTHPVLSGPALERIENSKIKELVVTNTIRLSEEQQTSKITSLSVGPLMAEAIIRVHEQSSVSTLFD; encoded by the coding sequence ATAATGGCTAAATATGGTGACCCTCATTTAAAGGTATTCACATTAAACTCAAATCCGGAATTGGCACATGAAATTACAGAACATATTGGTGTAACAATGGGAAAAAGCTCTGTTGCACGTTTTAGTGATGGAGAGGTACAAATTAATATCGAAGAAAGTATCCGTGGTTGTGACGTTTATCTAGTGCAATCTACTTCAGCACCAGCAAATGAGCATATTATGGAACTATTAATTATGATCGATGCTTTAAAACGTGCATCAGCAAGAACAATTAACATTGTTCTTCCTTACTATGGATATGCTCGTCAAGACCGTAAGGCACGTTCTCGTGAGCCTATCACGGCTAAATTAGTAGCAAACCTGTTAGAAACAGCTGGAGCTACTCGTGTTCTTACAGTTGATTTACATGCAACTCAAATCCAAGGGTTCTTCGATATTCCGGTTGATCAGTTAATGGGGGTTCCGATTTTAGCTGATTATTTTAAAGAGAAACAATTAGATGATCTTGTTATCGTATCTCCAGACCACGGTGGTGTTATCCGTGCTCGTAAAATGGCAGATCGCTTAAAAGCTCCAATTGCAATTATTGATAAGCGCCGTCCTAAGCCAAATGTGGCAGAGGTAATGAATATCGTTGGTAATATTGAAGGAAAAACTGCGATTATTATTGATGATATTATCGATACAGCAGGAACAATTACATTAGCAGCTAATGCTCTAGTTGAACACGGTGCTAAAGAAGTGTATGCATGCTGTACGCATCCTGTATTATCAGGCCCTGCTCTTGAAAGAATTGAAAACTCTAAGATTAAGGAACTTGTAGTAACAAATACAATTCGTTTATCTGAAGAGCAACAAACGTCAAAAATTACGTCGTTATCTGTAGGTCCATTAATGGCAGAAGCAATTATTCGTGTACATGAACAATCTTCAGTAAGTACATTATTTGATTAA
- a CDS encoding 50S ribosomal protein L25/general stress protein Ctc, which translates to MTATLQAKRRPDMKNSTTREFRLNGQVPAILYGKKTESKPIAVDSIEFLKTIRENGRNGIISLSVDSDNERHQVIVNEWQTDPLKGEFLHIDFFEVDMKSEMDAEVPVRLDGDAPGAKDGGIVSQLMHSISVRCLPTDIPEEVVVDISNLNIGDSIQIRDMVNTQKVDITNDPEETIVTVLVASAEKEPEQQPEGEAVEAEQEAEAD; encoded by the coding sequence GTGACAGCAACGTTACAAGCAAAACGTCGTCCTGATATGAAGAATTCTACAACACGTGAGTTTCGATTGAATGGACAAGTACCGGCTATTCTTTATGGGAAGAAAACAGAAAGCAAACCAATTGCAGTTGATAGTATTGAATTTTTAAAAACAATTCGCGAAAATGGGCGTAACGGAATTATCTCTTTATCTGTTGATTCGGATAATGAACGTCATCAAGTGATTGTTAATGAGTGGCAAACAGATCCGTTAAAAGGTGAATTCCTTCATATTGACTTTTTTGAGGTAGATATGAAATCTGAAATGGATGCTGAAGTTCCTGTAAGATTAGATGGTGATGCCCCTGGTGCGAAAGATGGGGGAATTGTCTCTCAATTGATGCATTCTATCTCTGTACGCTGTCTTCCAACGGATATACCGGAAGAAGTTGTTGTCGACATTTCTAACTTAAATATTGGTGACTCAATCCAGATTCGAGATATGGTAAATACTCAAAAGGTAGATATCACAAACGACCCTGAGGAAACGATTGTTACCGTTTTAGTTGCATCAGCTGAAAAAGAACCAGAACAACAGCCAGAAGGTGAAGCTGTAGAAGCTGAACAAGAGGCTGAAGCTGACTAA
- the spoVT gene encoding stage V sporulation protein T translates to MKATGIVRRIDDLGRVVIPKEIRRTLRIREGDPLEIFVDRDGEVILKKYSPISELGDFAKEYAEALYDSLGHVVLIADRDTYIAVSGGSKKDYSNKSIGEIVETVLEERKSKVESSEGEYNIVGENKEDLKGYVVAPIIANGDPIGAVVMLNKEQSISGEVEQKLAETAAGFLARQMEH, encoded by the coding sequence ATGAAAGCAACTGGTATTGTACGTCGAATCGACGATTTAGGACGCGTTGTTATCCCAAAGGAAATTAGAAGGACGTTGCGTATTCGCGAAGGTGACCCATTAGAAATCTTCGTAGACCGCGATGGAGAAGTTATTCTTAAGAAGTATTCTCCCATTTCTGAGCTTGGTGATTTTGCAAAAGAATACGCAGAAGCTCTATATGACAGTTTAGGTCACGTAGTCTTAATTGCCGACCGTGATACATATATTGCTGTATCAGGTGGCTCAAAGAAAGATTACTCTAACAAGAGTATTGGAGAAATTGTAGAAACAGTGCTAGAAGAAAGAAAATCGAAAGTTGAATCATCAGAAGGCGAATATAATATCGTCGGCGAGAATAAAGAAGATTTAAAAGGTTATGTTGTAGCGCCAATCATTGCAAATGGTGACCCTATTGGGGCTGTAGTTATGCTTAACAAAGAACAATCCATATCAGGTGAAGTCGAACAAAAGCTAGCAGAAACAGCCGCAGGCTTCCTAGCAAGACAAATGGAACACTAA
- the mazG gene encoding nucleoside triphosphate pyrophosphohydrolase, translating to MNKISIFGLGAGDLEQMPLGIYKKILQAKPLYLRTKHHPAVTELEKEGLRYKSFDDVYEANEQFGDVYRTIADSLFEAAQEGDVSYAVPGHPLVAEQTVQFLLQESEENQIQVEVEVVGGQSFLDPMYTALKIDPIDGCQVVDGTMLRREALQVRQHIIICQVYDAFIASEVKLTLMQLLPDDYEVVVATAVGSAEESLVTVPLYELDRVATLNNLTAVYVPPVEDETVLYQDFSMLRSVIATLRGPNGCPWDIKQTHKSLKPYLIEEAYEVIEAIDEEDDDHLAEELGDVLLQVMLHAQIGEDEGWFTIDDVIETLTEKMIRRHPHVFGTGQAEDADEVVKNWEQIKQEERGEEAKYDSILANIPTSFPALMRAFKLQKKAAKVGFDWDEAAPMWMKLQEEISEFFAEIKNNDKTKMTKEFGDILFVLVNLARFYNIQPEEALHGTNEKFYNRFQIIEQELQNRGLEFSDVTLEELDEIWEKSKKDYR from the coding sequence ATGAACAAGATATCAATTTTTGGCCTTGGTGCAGGTGATTTGGAGCAAATGCCATTAGGAATTTATAAAAAAATTCTACAGGCAAAGCCTCTATATCTCCGTACAAAACATCACCCTGCTGTTACAGAACTTGAGAAGGAAGGGCTTAGATACAAATCGTTTGATGATGTGTACGAAGCAAATGAGCAATTTGGTGATGTGTATCGTACGATTGCCGATTCTCTATTTGAGGCTGCACAAGAAGGAGATGTATCCTATGCTGTGCCAGGTCATCCTCTTGTTGCTGAACAGACCGTTCAATTTTTACTGCAAGAAAGTGAAGAAAATCAAATTCAAGTTGAAGTTGAAGTTGTCGGTGGACAAAGCTTTTTAGACCCAATGTATACGGCATTAAAAATTGATCCAATCGACGGGTGTCAGGTTGTTGATGGAACAATGCTACGACGTGAAGCGCTACAAGTTCGTCAGCATATCATTATCTGTCAGGTATATGATGCATTTATTGCTTCTGAAGTGAAACTAACATTAATGCAGCTACTGCCTGACGATTATGAAGTCGTAGTTGCAACTGCTGTTGGATCTGCAGAAGAAAGCTTAGTGACAGTTCCATTGTACGAATTAGATAGAGTTGCAACGTTGAATAATTTAACAGCTGTCTATGTACCACCTGTTGAGGATGAAACTGTTCTATACCAAGACTTTTCTATGTTACGCTCCGTCATTGCGACACTTCGTGGACCAAATGGCTGTCCTTGGGATATTAAACAAACTCATAAGTCGTTAAAGCCATATTTAATTGAAGAGGCTTATGAAGTAATAGAAGCAATTGACGAAGAAGATGATGATCATTTAGCTGAAGAGCTAGGGGATGTATTACTGCAAGTCATGCTTCATGCTCAAATTGGCGAAGATGAAGGTTGGTTTACTATTGATGACGTTATTGAAACGTTAACTGAAAAAATGATTCGTAGGCACCCTCATGTATTTGGTACTGGACAAGCTGAAGATGCCGATGAAGTAGTGAAAAACTGGGAACAGATTAAACAAGAAGAAAGAGGGGAAGAAGCAAAATATGATTCAATCTTAGCTAATATCCCGACAAGTTTTCCAGCTCTAATGCGTGCCTTTAAATTACAAAAGAAGGCTGCCAAGGTTGGCTTTGATTGGGATGAAGCTGCACCAATGTGGATGAAGCTACAAGAAGAAATAAGTGAATTTTTTGCAGAAATAAAGAACAATGACAAGACAAAAATGACAAAAGAATTTGGCGATATTCTTTTCGTTCTTGTTAATCTTGCACGTTTCTACAATATACAACCGGAAGAAGCTTTACACGGAACAAATGAAAAATTCTATAATCGTTTTCAAATAATTGAGCAAGAACTTCAGAATAGAGGGCTTGAGTTTTCAGATGTAACGTTAGAAGAGTTAGATGAAATCTGGGAAAAATCAAAAAAAGACTATCGATAG
- the yabP gene encoding sporulation protein YabP, with product MDYEFGTPMGRERQTKEHDITLRNRKTLDITGVKQVESFDNEEFLLETEMGFLSVRGRNLHMKNLNVELGNVSIEGKVYDLIYLDDNQNEKSKGLFGKLFK from the coding sequence ATGGATTATGAATTTGGTACACCGATGGGAAGAGAGAGACAAACAAAGGAACATGACATTACACTTAGAAACCGAAAGACACTTGATATTACTGGGGTTAAGCAAGTAGAGAGCTTTGATAATGAAGAGTTTTTATTAGAAACTGAGATGGGATTTTTATCAGTTCGGGGTCGTAATCTTCATATGAAGAACTTAAATGTTGAGCTAGGGAATGTATCAATTGAAGGGAAAGTATACGACTTAATTTATTTAGATGATAACCAAAATGAAAAGTCAAAAGGTCTATTCGGGAAGTTATTCAAGTGA
- a CDS encoding putative polysaccharide biosynthesis protein, giving the protein METGNEHVKRIWQGAILLSIAAIITKVLSAAYRIPYQNIAGDIGFYVYQQVYPFYGIALILSIYGFPVVISKILSEHGKDREQQRIVVVISFYVLMFVSLVSFALVYFGAGAVAQFMGDKQLKFPLQVTAFSFLMIPFLSVLRGYHQGNENMKPTAVSQVGEQFARVLLIIVFAYYFISYGPYAAGTGAALGSVLGALIGIMVLFVYFLKSEKLSYFRLHTNWRLIREITSRLFKDSLLICFSALVFVFFQLIDALTLIRILQDGGWTVEGAKITKGIFDRGQPLLQLGTVIATAFSLALVPMISKAKAKRDNDTVKKQSELALRLTFIVSLSAAVGLAIVIGPTNAMLFTDRSDSNVLAVLGFTILFSSIVMTTAAILQGYGHMKAPAFHVVIGLIVKLICNLLFVSHLGTMGAAIGTVAGFFIIAVLNLRYLQRIHTIFTGYKAIYIRVVLSVLIMSVVTYLWKNGMETFVIPMEATRFQETVLALSSVSVGAIVFLFCILRFEIFAPDEMSVIPKGEKLNSLQNILKKER; this is encoded by the coding sequence ATGGAAACGGGGAATGAACATGTAAAGCGGATTTGGCAAGGAGCGATATTGCTTTCAATTGCAGCGATTATTACAAAGGTATTAAGTGCTGCTTATCGTATTCCATACCAAAATATTGCTGGAGATATTGGGTTTTATGTTTACCAACAGGTCTATCCCTTTTATGGGATTGCTCTAATTTTGTCTATTTATGGGTTCCCGGTTGTGATTTCAAAGATTTTGTCTGAACATGGGAAAGATAGAGAACAACAACGTATTGTCGTTGTTATTTCATTCTATGTATTGATGTTCGTATCGCTAGTATCCTTTGCATTAGTTTATTTTGGTGCAGGTGCGGTTGCACAATTTATGGGAGATAAACAATTAAAGTTTCCACTTCAGGTTACAGCTTTCTCTTTTCTTATGATTCCCTTTCTATCAGTCCTTAGAGGTTATCACCAGGGAAATGAAAATATGAAGCCTACTGCTGTATCTCAGGTAGGTGAACAGTTTGCACGAGTATTGCTAATTATCGTATTTGCTTATTACTTTATTTCTTATGGGCCATATGCTGCGGGTACAGGAGCTGCCTTAGGATCGGTACTTGGTGCTTTGATTGGGATCATGGTATTATTTGTATACTTTCTAAAATCAGAAAAGCTTTCGTATTTTCGTTTACATACCAATTGGAGATTAATTAGAGAAATAACTAGTCGGCTTTTCAAGGATAGTTTACTCATTTGCTTTAGTGCACTTGTATTTGTATTTTTTCAATTAATCGATGCCTTGACATTAATTCGAATCCTCCAAGACGGAGGTTGGACGGTAGAAGGAGCGAAAATAACAAAAGGTATTTTTGACCGTGGACAACCATTGCTTCAACTAGGAACAGTGATTGCTACAGCCTTTTCTTTAGCTCTTGTTCCTATGATATCGAAGGCAAAAGCAAAGAGGGATAATGATACTGTTAAGAAGCAATCAGAACTAGCTCTTCGCTTAACCTTTATTGTGAGTTTAAGTGCAGCTGTCGGTTTAGCAATTGTTATTGGTCCAACGAATGCGATGTTATTTACAGACCGCTCTGATTCTAATGTATTAGCGGTACTAGGCTTTACGATACTGTTTAGTTCAATCGTAATGACAACAGCAGCAATTTTACAAGGGTATGGTCATATGAAAGCCCCTGCTTTTCATGTTGTGATCGGTCTTATTGTAAAGCTCATCTGTAATCTTTTATTTGTTTCTCATTTAGGGACGATGGGTGCTGCTATTGGTACCGTCGCTGGATTTTTTATAATAGCCGTGTTAAATCTACGTTATTTACAGCGTATACATACTATTTTTACAGGATATAAAGCTATCTATATTAGGGTTGTACTCTCAGTACTAATTATGTCAGTCGTTACATACTTGTGGAAAAATGGAATGGAAACATTTGTGATTCCGATGGAAGCTACAAGGTTTCAGGAAACAGTTCTTGCTCTAAGTAGTGTGTCAGTCGGTGCCATTGTTTTTCTATTTTGTATCTTACGGTTTGAAATCTTTGCACCTGATGAAATGTCAGTTATTCCTAAAGGAGAAAAACTCAATTCGTTACAAAACATATTAAAGAAGGAGCGATAA
- the pth gene encoding aminoacyl-tRNA hydrolase, translated as MKLIVGLGNPGDKYAHTRHNVGFDVIDYLADVLRIDLNQSKFKGIYGTGIINGEKVFLLKPLTYMNLSGESVKPLLDYFQIDIEDLVVVYDDLDLPVGKIRLRQKGSHGGHNGIRSLIAHFGTSEFKRIRVGVDRPQPGESVANYVLGTYRSDEKADIQTAIEQSAKACEAWLSEDFLKVMNKFN; from the coding sequence GTGAAATTAATAGTTGGGCTTGGAAACCCAGGGGATAAATATGCTCACACAAGACATAACGTAGGCTTTGATGTGATTGATTATTTGGCAGATGTGCTTCGGATTGACTTAAATCAATCTAAGTTTAAAGGTATATATGGTACGGGAATCATTAATGGAGAAAAGGTCTTCCTTCTTAAGCCTTTAACTTACATGAATTTATCGGGAGAGTCTGTAAAACCTTTGCTTGATTACTTTCAGATTGATATTGAGGACTTAGTTGTTGTCTATGATGATTTAGACTTACCGGTTGGGAAGATTCGCTTGAGACAGAAGGGTAGTCATGGCGGTCACAACGGAATACGATCACTTATAGCGCATTTTGGCACGAGTGAATTTAAACGAATTCGTGTGGGTGTTGATCGACCACAGCCGGGCGAGAGTGTTGCAAATTATGTACTAGGAACTTACCGTAGTGATGAAAAAGCCGATATACAAACAGCAATTGAGCAGTCTGCTAAAGCATGTGAGGCTTGGCTCTCTGAAGATTTTCTTAAAGTGATGAATAAATTTAACTAA
- a CDS encoding anti-sigma-F factor Fin family protein: MAINYHCRHCGLEMGTLEATGLSSDSLGFHHLDEQERQEMIRYDNEGNVHVNVICEDCEEALNRNPDYHQFHTFIQ; this comes from the coding sequence ATGGCTATAAATTATCATTGTCGCCATTGTGGTCTAGAAATGGGTACTTTAGAGGCTACGGGATTATCTTCAGATTCTTTAGGTTTCCATCATTTAGACGAGCAGGAACGACAAGAGATGATTCGTTATGATAATGAGGGCAATGTTCATGTGAATGTCATTTGTGAAGATTGTGAAGAGGCATTAAATAGAAATCCTGATTATCATCAGTTCCACACATTTATCCAATAG
- the mfd gene encoding transcription-repair coupling factor, translating to MLDLQHYLLKSEEIKAVTSGIEANLSEQLIAGLTGSARTLMIATIYKETKRTQLVVTHNLYQAQKLYEDLTDLIEEEHVFLYSVNELISSEIAIASPEMKAQRVEVLNLLVNEFSGIVIVPMAGLRRLIPPKEIWKASQIKFEVGQEIEVEKLLTTLVAVGFQRVDMVASPGDFSIRGGILDIYPLTEEMPLRIELFDTEIDSIRYFSVDDQRSQGEVQNVTIGPANEVILFPEHYKSGAQKLEEGLAASLKKLKNKKVKEKMTEHISYEIQQLKSQTSFQSMYKYMSLYYEQKTSILDYISSNCVIIVDEISRVQEMATSLDKEEAEWNTALLEQGEVISDLTMSQEYEELMQNANKPRIYLTLFLRHVPSTSPQNIVNIQCKSMQNFHGQLHLLKSETERWQKAGFTVLFFAATDDRAKRLSHVLEDYEIQASVVSRGTELVSGNLQIMIGALHSGFELPMEKLVVITEEEIFTQKVKRQQRRQKISNAERIKSYSELQVGDLVVHSNHGIGKYLGIETLEINGIHKDYLHVRYAGNDKLYVPVEQIDQVQKYVGSEDKDPKIYALGGNDWKKIKKKVQSTVEDIADDLIKLYAEREASKGYSYSIDGVEQGEFESSFPYQETEDQIRAITEIKEDMEKERPMDRLLCGDVGYGKTEVAIRAAFKAIMDGKQVAILVPTTILAQQHYETIRERFSDYPINVGVMSRFKTRKEQTETMKGLKTGAVDLVVGTHRILSKDLEFKDLGLLIVDEEQRFGVTHKEKIKQMKANIDVLTLTATPIPRTLHMSMLGVRDLSVIETPPENRFPVQTYVVEYNASLVREAIERELSRGGQVYFLYNRVENISQMAEQISMLVPDAKVSFAHGQMNERELEAIMIDFLEGTSDVLVTTTIIETGVDIPNVNTLIIYDADRMGLSQLYQIRGRVGRSNRVAYAYFTYQRDKVLTEVAEKRLQAIKEFTELGSGFKIAMRDLSIRGAGNLLGAQQHGYIESVGFDLYSQMLKEAIEERKGDKPKEPEFSSEIEINVDAYIPESYIQDSKQKIEMYKRFKGIETLKDKADLQDEIIDRFGEYPKEVGYLFSVTTIKLLANEEKVESISCTKDECSLLISEEQSQKLDGAKLFELANKLGRNVTLGTSGNKLKTVIKTKGLTDEKLLDLIEKVLSNLHKVKKKESSTEKIEK from the coding sequence ATGTTAGATTTACAACACTATTTACTAAAAAGTGAAGAAATTAAAGCGGTTACAAGTGGAATCGAAGCGAATTTAAGTGAACAGTTAATTGCTGGTTTAACAGGATCGGCAAGAACACTAATGATAGCAACTATATACAAGGAAACTAAGCGAACACAGCTAGTCGTTACTCATAATTTATATCAAGCACAAAAATTATATGAAGATTTAACAGATTTAATTGAAGAGGAACATGTGTTTCTTTATTCAGTAAATGAGTTAATCTCCTCTGAAATTGCGATTGCTAGTCCTGAGATGAAAGCTCAGAGGGTGGAAGTTTTAAATCTTTTAGTTAATGAGTTTTCAGGAATTGTTATTGTTCCAATGGCTGGATTACGTCGGTTAATTCCACCAAAAGAAATATGGAAGGCAAGTCAAATTAAGTTTGAGGTTGGGCAAGAAATTGAAGTTGAAAAACTATTAACTACTCTTGTAGCAGTAGGATTCCAGCGTGTCGATATGGTAGCGTCACCTGGTGACTTTAGTATTCGTGGCGGAATTCTTGATATTTATCCTTTAACTGAAGAGATGCCACTACGGATCGAGTTGTTTGACACAGAAATCGATTCAATTCGTTATTTTAGTGTGGACGACCAACGTTCTCAGGGAGAGGTTCAGAACGTAACAATTGGACCTGCAAATGAAGTAATTCTTTTTCCTGAACACTACAAAAGTGGGGCACAAAAGCTAGAAGAAGGCTTAGCCGCAAGCTTGAAGAAGCTAAAGAATAAAAAAGTTAAAGAAAAGATGACCGAGCATATTTCGTATGAAATACAACAATTAAAATCACAAACATCTTTTCAAAGTATGTATAAATACATGTCTCTTTACTATGAACAAAAAACAAGTATTCTCGATTACATTAGTAGTAACTGTGTAATTATTGTAGATGAAATTAGCCGAGTACAAGAGATGGCAACAAGTCTTGATAAGGAAGAAGCAGAATGGAATACAGCATTACTAGAACAGGGCGAGGTTATATCTGATTTAACAATGTCACAAGAATATGAGGAATTAATGCAAAATGCAAACAAACCTCGTATCTATTTAACCTTGTTTTTACGTCATGTTCCATCAACTTCACCTCAAAATATTGTGAACATACAGTGTAAATCGATGCAAAACTTCCACGGTCAATTACACCTATTAAAGAGTGAAACCGAGCGTTGGCAAAAAGCTGGTTTCACAGTGCTTTTCTTTGCGGCAACTGATGACCGTGCCAAGCGTTTAAGTCATGTATTAGAAGATTATGAGATTCAAGCTTCTGTTGTTAGTAGAGGGACCGAATTGGTTTCAGGTAATCTTCAAATTATGATTGGGGCGCTTCATAGTGGTTTTGAGCTACCGATGGAAAAACTAGTTGTAATTACAGAAGAAGAAATTTTTACGCAAAAGGTTAAGCGACAGCAAAGAAGACAAAAAATTTCCAATGCAGAAAGAATTAAGAGCTATTCTGAGTTACAGGTTGGAGATTTAGTTGTCCACTCAAACCATGGGATTGGTAAGTATCTAGGAATAGAAACATTAGAAATTAACGGTATTCATAAAGATTACTTGCATGTACGCTATGCAGGGAATGATAAGCTTTACGTGCCTGTCGAACAAATCGATCAGGTTCAAAAATACGTTGGTTCAGAAGATAAGGATCCAAAGATTTATGCACTTGGGGGAAATGATTGGAAGAAGATTAAAAAGAAAGTCCAGTCAACCGTAGAAGATATTGCCGATGACCTTATCAAACTTTATGCAGAAAGAGAAGCAAGTAAGGGCTATTCATACTCTATAGACGGTGTCGAGCAAGGAGAATTTGAATCTTCCTTCCCTTATCAAGAAACAGAGGACCAAATAAGAGCGATTACAGAAATTAAAGAAGACATGGAGAAGGAACGACCGATGGATCGTCTTCTTTGTGGAGATGTTGGGTACGGAAAGACAGAAGTGGCGATTCGTGCTGCCTTTAAGGCAATTATGGATGGAAAACAAGTAGCTATTCTCGTACCAACAACGATACTTGCTCAACAACATTATGAAACAATTAGAGAAAGGTTTTCTGATTACCCGATTAATGTAGGAGTAATGAGTCGTTTTAAAACAAGAAAAGAACAAACTGAGACGATGAAGGGGCTAAAGACTGGAGCAGTCGATTTAGTCGTTGGAACACATAGAATTCTCTCTAAAGATTTAGAGTTTAAAGATTTAGGATTACTTATCGTTGATGAAGAACAACGATTTGGTGTGACACATAAAGAGAAAATCAAGCAAATGAAAGCGAATATCGACGTACTTACATTAACAGCTACACCAATTCCGCGAACACTTCATATGTCTATGCTTGGTGTTCGTGATTTATCGGTTATTGAAACACCACCTGAAAATCGTTTCCCTGTTCAAACATATGTAGTAGAATACAATGCATCATTAGTAAGGGAAGCAATCGAGAGAGAATTATCGAGGGGTGGACAAGTGTATTTCTTATACAATCGTGTCGAAAACATCTCTCAGATGGCTGAGCAAATTTCAATGCTTGTCCCTGATGCAAAGGTGTCGTTTGCACATGGTCAGATGAACGAACGAGAGCTCGAAGCAATCATGATTGATTTTCTAGAAGGAACAAGTGATGTTCTTGTAACGACAACGATTATTGAAACAGGTGTCGATATTCCTAATGTAAATACATTAATAATTTACGATGCAGATAGAATGGGTCTTTCTCAGTTGTATCAGATCCGTGGACGGGTTGGGCGTTCAAACCGAGTAGCTTATGCTTACTTTACGTATCAGCGTGACAAAGTATTAACTGAAGTAGCGGAAAAACGTTTACAGGCAATTAAAGAATTTACAGAGCTTGGTTCAGGGTTCAAAATTGCGATGAGAGATTTATCAATTCGAGGAGCCGGAAACTTACTTGGTGCTCAGCAGCATGGATATATCGAATCTGTAGGATTCGACTTATATTCTCAAATGCTTAAAGAAGCAATCGAAGAAAGAAAAGGTGATAAACCAAAAGAGCCTGAATTCTCATCTGAAATCGAAATTAATGTTGATGCGTATATTCCGGAAAGCTATATCCAGGATTCAAAGCAAAAAATCGAAATGTACAAACGCTTCAAAGGTATTGAAACATTGAAGGATAAGGCTGACCTACAAGATGAAATTATTGACCGATTTGGTGAATATCCAAAGGAAGTTGGTTACTTGTTTAGTGTAACAACAATTAAATTACTAGCGAATGAGGAGAAAGTTGAATCGATCTCATGTACAAAAGATGAGTGTTCTTTATTAATTTCAGAAGAACAAAGTCAAAAGCTTGATGGAGCAAAATTATTTGAGCTTGCAAACAAGCTAGGTCGTAATGTCACTCTAGGAACTTCTGGAAACAAATTAAAAACTGTGATTAAAACAAAAGGACTGACAGATGAAAAGCTGTTAGATTTAATTGAAAAAGTACTTTCTAACCTTCATAAAGTAAAGAAAAAAGAAAGTTCAACAGAAAAAATTGAGAAATAA